From the genome of Salvelinus fontinalis isolate EN_2023a chromosome 20, ASM2944872v1, whole genome shotgun sequence, one region includes:
- the LOC129817550 gene encoding sodium-dependent glucose transporter 1-like isoform X1, whose translation MSASAARDPVVKTKHVRFARMKEDDNNDDQEEHTLFDKRKDTMRGVKSVMKGRKESSNSGSDGEVEIIGGVSSASGSGGCSGWIITLALCASFLGLGMSISVLGPTFQDLAINVNQDISNISYIFVGRSMGYIGGSVLSGILFDCMNSLLLLGLSMLVTAFGMFAIPFCKTALLLTALMSSIGVSMGFLDTGGNVLILQTWGDQAGSHLQALHFSFAAGAFVSPIIAKLLFGTDLELDVATNGSMAAPPVTSTSPPVTNNVSQTQSPNIPKRYVLSSSTLKSMWAYIVISGFILLISLLFFILYARHRPSQGRAQTPSGKHLVSKHHNALIAMLFVFFFWYVGAEVAYGSFIFTYAKDYIHMDEAQAAGLNSLFWGMFAAGRGLAIFFVSCMHPGTMILLSLVGCTLSSLFLTLFSSNRVALWICTGVYGASMSTTFPSGISWVEQYTTVTGRAAAVFVVGAALGEMVLPALMGFLLGRIHGHPLLMYLTLATATITSILFPFMFWLASSPSGPSRTPRIRGRKEPDDSEYRQGLLDSGANDEEEEQQEDDEADQWNDADFEVIEMDDASLINSPNKALLSHSKALLLSPNKALSLSPNKALSSPNKGLPPPDVTGTSGDISATSVPSTAQSLEPTVGTSFSDSPALLGDSPGQKMLLSLDREKRD comes from the exons ATGTCTGCCTCGGCCGCCAGAGATCCTGTTGTGAAAACGAAGCATGTTCGTTTCGCAAGAATGAAGGAGGATGATAATAACGATGACCAAGAAGAACATACTCTGTTTGACAAGAGGAAAGACACAATGCGAGGGGTGAAGAGTGTAATGAAAGGGAGGAAGGAGAGTTCGAATTCGGGGTCCGATGGTGAGGTTGAAATCATCGGTGGAGTTAGCAGCGCCAGCGGTTCTGGAGGCTGCAGCGGCTGGATCATCACCTTGGCGCTCTGTGCATCATTCCTCGGACTG GGGATGAGTATCTCTGTTTTAGGACCCACGTTTCAAGACCTGGCCATCAATGTCAACCAGGACATCAGCAACATCTCCTACATCTTCGTAGGCCGCTCGATGGGTTATATAGGCGGCTCTGTGTTGTCCGGGATTCTCTTTGACTGCATGAACAGCCTTCTTCTGCTGG GCCTCTCCATGTTGGTCACAGCGTTTGGGATGTTTGCGATCCCTTTCTGTAAGACAGCCCTTCTCCTCACTGCTCTGATGTCCAGTATTGGAGTTTCTATGGGCTTTTTAGATACAG GTGGTAACGTCCTGATCTTGCAGACGTGGGGAGATCAGGCTGGCTCGCACTTGCAGGCCTTGCACTTCAGCTTCGCCGCAGGGGCCTTTGTCTCGCCCATCATCGCCAAGCTGCTCTTTGGAACAGACTTGGAGCTGGATGTGGCTACGAACGGTAGCATGGCAGCACCACCGGTAACATCCACCTCCCCGCCTGTCACAAACAATGTGTCCCAAACACAGTCCCCTAATATACCCAAACGCTATGTCCTCAGTAGCAGCACCCTGAAGTCCATGTGGGCCTACATTGTGATCAGTGGTTTCATCCTGTTaatctccctcctcttcttcatcctctACGCCCGCCACAGGCCCTCTCAGGGCAGGGCCCAGACCCCCTCAGGGAAGCACCTGGTGTCCAAGCATCACAACGCACTCATCGCCATGCTCTTTGTCTTCTTCTTCTGGTACGTGGGGGCCGAGGTGGCGTACGGCTCCTTTATCTTCACATATGCTAAGGATTATATCCATATGGACGAGGCCCAGGCAGCAGGGCTCAACTCCCTGTTCTGGGGGATGTTCGCTGCCGGCCGGGGCCTGGCCATCTTCTTTGTGTCCTGCATGCACCCAGGCACCATGATCCTACTGAGCCTGGTGGGCTGCACCCTGTCCTCCCTGTTCCTCACCCTCTTCAGCAGTAACAGGGTGGCTCTGTGGATCTGTACTGGTGTCTATGGTGCCTCAATGTCGACCACTTTCCCCAGTGGGATCTCCTGGGTGGAGCAGTACACCACAGTGACAGGGCGCGCGGCGGCGGTTTTCGTGGTGGGGGCGGCCCTGGGGGAGATGGTCCTGCCCGCTCTGATGGGGTTCCTGCTGGGGAGGATCCATGGTCACCCCCTGTTGATGTACCTGACCCTGGCCACCGCCACAATCACCTCCATCCTCTTCCCCTTCATGTTCTGGCTGGCCTCGTCCCCCAGCGGCCCCAGCAGGACACCCCGCATCAGGGGCCGCAAGGAGCCCGACGACAGTGAGTACCGCCAAGGCCTGCTGGACTCAGGAGCCAATGACGAGGAAGAGGAGCAGCAGGAGGATGACGAGGCAGACCAGTGGAATGACGCCGACTTTGAGGTAATCGAGATGGATGACGCCAGCCTTATAAACTCTCCGAATAAAGCATTGTTATCTCATAGTAAAGCGCTCTTGTTATCTCCTAATAAAGCGCTCTCTTTATCTCCTAATAAAGCGTTGTCATCTCCTAACAAAGGGCTCCCACCACCTGATGTTACGGGGACATCAGGCGACATCAGTGCCACATCTGTCCCCTCTACTGCCCAGTCCCTAGAGCCCACAGTTGGGACCTCTTTTTCAGACTCTCCCGCTCTGCTGGGGGACTCACCCGGACAGAAAATGCTGCTTTCCCTGGACCGGGAAAAGAGGGACTAG
- the LOC129817550 gene encoding sodium-dependent glucose transporter 1-like isoform X3, giving the protein MSASAARDPVVKTKHVRFARMKEDDNNDDQEEHTLFDKRKDTMRGVKSVMKGRKESSNSGSDGEVEIIGGVSSASGSGGCSGWIITLALCASFLGLGMSISVLGPTFQDLAINVNQDISNISYIFVGRSMGYIGGSVLSGILFDCMNSLLLLGLSMLVTAFGMFAIPFCKTALLLTALMSSIGVSMGFLDTGGNVLILQTWGDQAGSHLQALHFSFAAGAFVSPIIAKLLFGTDLELDVATNGSMAAPPVTSTSPPVTNNVSQTQSPNIPKRYVLSSSTLKSMWAYIVISGFILLISLLFFILYARHRPSQGRAQTPSGKHLVSKHHNALIAMLFVFFFWYVGAEVAYGSFIFTYAKDYIHMDEAQAAGLNSLFWGMFAAGRGLAIFFVSCMHPGTMILLSLVGCTLSSLFLTLFSSNRVALWICTGVYGASMSTTFPSGISWVEQYTTVTGRAAAVFVVGAALGEMVLPALMGFLLGRIHGHPLLMYLTLATATITSILFPFMFWLASSPSGPSRTPRIRGRKEPDDSEYRQGLLDSGANDEEEEQQEDDEADQWNDADFEGSHHLMLRGHQATSVPHLSPLLPSP; this is encoded by the exons ATGTCTGCCTCGGCCGCCAGAGATCCTGTTGTGAAAACGAAGCATGTTCGTTTCGCAAGAATGAAGGAGGATGATAATAACGATGACCAAGAAGAACATACTCTGTTTGACAAGAGGAAAGACACAATGCGAGGGGTGAAGAGTGTAATGAAAGGGAGGAAGGAGAGTTCGAATTCGGGGTCCGATGGTGAGGTTGAAATCATCGGTGGAGTTAGCAGCGCCAGCGGTTCTGGAGGCTGCAGCGGCTGGATCATCACCTTGGCGCTCTGTGCATCATTCCTCGGACTG GGGATGAGTATCTCTGTTTTAGGACCCACGTTTCAAGACCTGGCCATCAATGTCAACCAGGACATCAGCAACATCTCCTACATCTTCGTAGGCCGCTCGATGGGTTATATAGGCGGCTCTGTGTTGTCCGGGATTCTCTTTGACTGCATGAACAGCCTTCTTCTGCTGG GCCTCTCCATGTTGGTCACAGCGTTTGGGATGTTTGCGATCCCTTTCTGTAAGACAGCCCTTCTCCTCACTGCTCTGATGTCCAGTATTGGAGTTTCTATGGGCTTTTTAGATACAG GTGGTAACGTCCTGATCTTGCAGACGTGGGGAGATCAGGCTGGCTCGCACTTGCAGGCCTTGCACTTCAGCTTCGCCGCAGGGGCCTTTGTCTCGCCCATCATCGCCAAGCTGCTCTTTGGAACAGACTTGGAGCTGGATGTGGCTACGAACGGTAGCATGGCAGCACCACCGGTAACATCCACCTCCCCGCCTGTCACAAACAATGTGTCCCAAACACAGTCCCCTAATATACCCAAACGCTATGTCCTCAGTAGCAGCACCCTGAAGTCCATGTGGGCCTACATTGTGATCAGTGGTTTCATCCTGTTaatctccctcctcttcttcatcctctACGCCCGCCACAGGCCCTCTCAGGGCAGGGCCCAGACCCCCTCAGGGAAGCACCTGGTGTCCAAGCATCACAACGCACTCATCGCCATGCTCTTTGTCTTCTTCTTCTGGTACGTGGGGGCCGAGGTGGCGTACGGCTCCTTTATCTTCACATATGCTAAGGATTATATCCATATGGACGAGGCCCAGGCAGCAGGGCTCAACTCCCTGTTCTGGGGGATGTTCGCTGCCGGCCGGGGCCTGGCCATCTTCTTTGTGTCCTGCATGCACCCAGGCACCATGATCCTACTGAGCCTGGTGGGCTGCACCCTGTCCTCCCTGTTCCTCACCCTCTTCAGCAGTAACAGGGTGGCTCTGTGGATCTGTACTGGTGTCTATGGTGCCTCAATGTCGACCACTTTCCCCAGTGGGATCTCCTGGGTGGAGCAGTACACCACAGTGACAGGGCGCGCGGCGGCGGTTTTCGTGGTGGGGGCGGCCCTGGGGGAGATGGTCCTGCCCGCTCTGATGGGGTTCCTGCTGGGGAGGATCCATGGTCACCCCCTGTTGATGTACCTGACCCTGGCCACCGCCACAATCACCTCCATCCTCTTCCCCTTCATGTTCTGGCTGGCCTCGTCCCCCAGCGGCCCCAGCAGGACACCCCGCATCAGGGGCCGCAAGGAGCCCGACGACAGTGAGTACCGCCAAGGCCTGCTGGACTCAGGAGCCAATGACGAGGAAGAGGAGCAGCAGGAGGATGACGAGGCAGACCAGTGGAATGACGCCGACTTTGAG GGCTCCCACCACCTGATGTTACGGGGACATCAGGCGACATCAGTGCCACATCTGTCCCCTCTACTGCCCAGTCCCTAG
- the LOC129817550 gene encoding sodium-dependent glucose transporter 1-like isoform X2 — MSASAARDPVVKTKHVRFARMKEDDNNDDQEEHTLFDKRKDTMRGVKSVMKGRKESSNSGSDGEVEIIGGVSSASGSGGCSGWIITLALCASFLGLGMSISVLGPTFQDLAINVNQDISNISYIFVGRSMGYIGGSVLSGILFDCMNSLLLLGLSMLVTAFGMFAIPFCKTALLLTALMSSIGVSMGFLDTGGNVLILQTWGDQAGSHLQALHFSFAAGAFVSPIIAKLLFGTDLELDVATNGSMAAPPVTSTSPPVTNNVSQTQSPNIPKRYVLSSSTLKSMWAYIVISGFILLISLLFFILYARHRPSQGRAQTPSGKHLVSKHHNALIAMLFVFFFWYVGAEVAYGSFIFTYAKDYIHMDEAQAAGLNSLFWGMFAAGRGLAIFFVSCMHPGTMILLSLVGCTLSSLFLTLFSSNRVALWICTGVYGASMSTTFPSGISWVEQYTTVTGRAAAVFVVGAALGEMVLPALMGFLLGRIHGHPLLMYLTLATATITSILFPFMFWLASSPSGPSRTPRIRGRKEPDDSEYRQGLLDSGANDEEEEQQEDDEADQWNDADFERCHLLTKGSHHLMLRGHQATSVPHLSPLLPSP; from the exons ATGTCTGCCTCGGCCGCCAGAGATCCTGTTGTGAAAACGAAGCATGTTCGTTTCGCAAGAATGAAGGAGGATGATAATAACGATGACCAAGAAGAACATACTCTGTTTGACAAGAGGAAAGACACAATGCGAGGGGTGAAGAGTGTAATGAAAGGGAGGAAGGAGAGTTCGAATTCGGGGTCCGATGGTGAGGTTGAAATCATCGGTGGAGTTAGCAGCGCCAGCGGTTCTGGAGGCTGCAGCGGCTGGATCATCACCTTGGCGCTCTGTGCATCATTCCTCGGACTG GGGATGAGTATCTCTGTTTTAGGACCCACGTTTCAAGACCTGGCCATCAATGTCAACCAGGACATCAGCAACATCTCCTACATCTTCGTAGGCCGCTCGATGGGTTATATAGGCGGCTCTGTGTTGTCCGGGATTCTCTTTGACTGCATGAACAGCCTTCTTCTGCTGG GCCTCTCCATGTTGGTCACAGCGTTTGGGATGTTTGCGATCCCTTTCTGTAAGACAGCCCTTCTCCTCACTGCTCTGATGTCCAGTATTGGAGTTTCTATGGGCTTTTTAGATACAG GTGGTAACGTCCTGATCTTGCAGACGTGGGGAGATCAGGCTGGCTCGCACTTGCAGGCCTTGCACTTCAGCTTCGCCGCAGGGGCCTTTGTCTCGCCCATCATCGCCAAGCTGCTCTTTGGAACAGACTTGGAGCTGGATGTGGCTACGAACGGTAGCATGGCAGCACCACCGGTAACATCCACCTCCCCGCCTGTCACAAACAATGTGTCCCAAACACAGTCCCCTAATATACCCAAACGCTATGTCCTCAGTAGCAGCACCCTGAAGTCCATGTGGGCCTACATTGTGATCAGTGGTTTCATCCTGTTaatctccctcctcttcttcatcctctACGCCCGCCACAGGCCCTCTCAGGGCAGGGCCCAGACCCCCTCAGGGAAGCACCTGGTGTCCAAGCATCACAACGCACTCATCGCCATGCTCTTTGTCTTCTTCTTCTGGTACGTGGGGGCCGAGGTGGCGTACGGCTCCTTTATCTTCACATATGCTAAGGATTATATCCATATGGACGAGGCCCAGGCAGCAGGGCTCAACTCCCTGTTCTGGGGGATGTTCGCTGCCGGCCGGGGCCTGGCCATCTTCTTTGTGTCCTGCATGCACCCAGGCACCATGATCCTACTGAGCCTGGTGGGCTGCACCCTGTCCTCCCTGTTCCTCACCCTCTTCAGCAGTAACAGGGTGGCTCTGTGGATCTGTACTGGTGTCTATGGTGCCTCAATGTCGACCACTTTCCCCAGTGGGATCTCCTGGGTGGAGCAGTACACCACAGTGACAGGGCGCGCGGCGGCGGTTTTCGTGGTGGGGGCGGCCCTGGGGGAGATGGTCCTGCCCGCTCTGATGGGGTTCCTGCTGGGGAGGATCCATGGTCACCCCCTGTTGATGTACCTGACCCTGGCCACCGCCACAATCACCTCCATCCTCTTCCCCTTCATGTTCTGGCTGGCCTCGTCCCCCAGCGGCCCCAGCAGGACACCCCGCATCAGGGGCCGCAAGGAGCCCGACGACAGTGAGTACCGCCAAGGCCTGCTGGACTCAGGAGCCAATGACGAGGAAGAGGAGCAGCAGGAGGATGACGAGGCAGACCAGTGGAATGACGCCGACTTTGAG CGTTGTCATCTCCTAACAAAGGGCTCCCACCACCTGATGTTACGGGGACATCAGGCGACATCAGTGCCACATCTGTCCCCTCTACTGCCCAGTCCCTAG